The Pseudomonas pergaminensis nucleotide sequence TTTCGGGATCAGGCCGTTGGCAAAGAACAGGTCGGCGGTGTGTTGCTGGGTGGCGATGTCGGCGGCTTGCAGCGGACGAATCGGCGTGGAGGAACGGTGTTCGAAGTAGCTTTTGACCACCACCGGTGGCAGGCCCAGGGTCTTGGCCATCAGCGCGATGCTCTCGTCAGGCTGGTCCAGGGACAGACGCTGCGCCTTGGCCAATGTCTGGATGATCGCGCCAATGGACTGCGGATACTGCTTGGCAAACGGGCTGCTGACCACGAAGAAACTGCCCGCCGGGTTGAGGCCCTGGCCATCGCCCAGCACGCGGGCGGAACCGTCGACCACGGCCGCGGAGTAGTACGGGTCCCACACCACCCACGCGTCGACTTTGCCTTGCTCAAAAGCGGCACGCCCGTCGGATGGCGACAGGTACACCACATTCACGTCTTTCCATTGCAAACCGGCGCGCAGCAGGCTTTTAAGGAACAGGTTGTGGGCGCTGGAGCCCTTGAGCAGCGCCACGCGCTTGCCCTTGAGTTCCGCCACGCTCTGTACGCGGCTGGCTTTTGGCACCAACACCGCTTCGGTCTTGCCCTCGTTGGGTTCTACGGCGAAATACTGCAAGTCGATACCAGCGGCCTGGGCGAAGATCGGCGGGATATCACCGATATTGCCGATGTCCAGGCTGCCGCCGTTCAGCGCTTCGATCAGCGGCGGGCCGCCGAGGAATTCGATCCACTGCACCTGGGTGCCGGGCAACGCTTCCTCGAAGAGTTTGTGCTCACGGGCCAATACCATGCTCACCGAGCTTTTCTGGTAACCGATGCGTAACGTGGCAGGTTCGGCCGCCAGCACCTGACCGGCGACCAGCGAAAGTACCGCAGCAGCGAAGATTTTAAGCATCAGAGCGCTCCCTTCAGCTTGGCCGCCACATCGACCGGCACCCATTGCTCCCAGACGTCTGGGTGGTCCTTGAGGAACGCTTCAGCGACCTGGCGCGGCGGTGTACGTTTCTCGCTCATTTCGCCGAGGATGCCATTGAGCAGATCAATCGGCAGGTCGACCTTTTCAAACACGCTGACCAGTTGCGGGTACTGCGCCTTGAACGGTGCCGACACACCAATCGCCAGCCGCGCCGGCATCGAGCGGGTACCGATGGGGTTGGGGTTTTTCGCGTCCGACAGGGTCTTCCAGGCTTCGGCGTTGAAGGGCGGTTCTTCCAGCTTGACCAGCTTGAACCGGCCGAGCAGCGGCGTCGGCGACCAATAGTAGAACAGCACCGGCTTGCCACGACGGATCGACGACGCCACTTCGGCATCCAACGCCGCGCCGGAGCCGGTGCGGAAGTTGACGAAGCTGTCGGTGAGTTTGTACGCCTTTAGCTTCTGGCTGTTGACGATCTCCGACGTCCAGCCCGTTGGGCTGTTGAGGAAGCGTCCACGGCTCGGGTCTTCGGGGTCGCGGAACACGTCCTTGTAGCGCGGCAGGTCGGCCACCGACTTCAAGTCCGGCGCCAGGGGTTTGATACCGCGCGCGGCATCGCCCTTGATCACGAACTCCGGCACCCACCAGCCTTCGGTGGCGCCTTTGACCGTGTCGCCCAGGCCAAACACTTTGCCTTCGTTTTCCGCCTTGACCCATGCCGGACTGCGCCCAGCCCACTCTTCACCGATCACCTGGATATCGTCCTTGGCCAGGGCGGCTTCCAGGCTCACGGTGCTGCCGGGCAAGGTGTCGGTGGGCAGGCCGTAGCCTTTCTCGACAATCACGCGCAGTACCTCGGTGATCAAGCTGCCGCTTTCCCAGGTGATGTCACCGAAGTGGATGGGCTTGACGGTTTCGGCGGCGGTTGTGGGTTGCGCTAAAACGGCCAGTACCAGCAGTGAGCCACCGAGCAGTGTTTTAAGTCTTTTCATGCAGAACCTCGTGGTGAATCATTTTCTAGAACACAGAAGATCCGGTGTGGGAGCGGGCTTGCTCGCGAATGCGGTGGGTCAGCGATGCATGAGCTGGCTGACCCACCGTATTCGCGGGCAAGCCCGCTCCCACAGTCGATCTCTGCGGATTCAAGATCGGTTAAAAGTCATAACTGAGCCGCGTGTAATAAAACGCCCCTTCCGGCGCCGACGGCGACAGGTAGCTGTATTGCTGGCCTGGGGTCTGGCGCAGGCGGGTGTTGAAGTCATCGGGTTTGCTGTCGAACAGGTTGTTGGCGCCGACCGACAACCGCAGTTGCTTGGTGAACGCGTAGTTCACGTCCAGGTCGGTGTTCCATTGCGCCGCGAAGGTCTGGTCGTACTGGGCGTTGGCTTCGCTGGCGGCGTATTTGCGGTATTCGCCGTAGCGGGTTTCGCTGAGGGCAATGGTCCAGGCACCAATGCGGTGGGTGGCGCCCAGTACCAGCTTGTCTTCGGGGTAGCCGTGTTCCAGGAAGCCACGGGCTTCGCGGGTGAGGATGTCGAAGCCGTTGGGGTTTTCGTGGACCTTCTCGATCGTGGTGCGAGCCTTGGTGTAGCCGGCCGACAGGCTCAACGCGCCGTACTGCGCCAGGTCCAGGTTGTACTTGCCGACGATGTCGACGCCACGGGTGCGGGTGTTGGCGGCGTTGGTCATGAACTGCGCCCAGGTGTACTGGCCAAACCCGGCTTGCTGCAGGATCTGCTCGGCGCGCGGCCCGGAAATGCCGCCGCTGTAGAGCAGGCGATCACGGATCGAGATCTGGTAGGCGTCGATGGTCAGCGAGGCGTTTTCAATCGGGCGCAGCACCAGGCCCAGGGAGTAGTTGGTGGATTTTTCCGGTTTGAGCGGCTCGGCGCCCAAGGCGCGGGCGGCCGGGTTGTCGGCGGGCAGCATGCGCGTCAGCACCGGGTTGCCGTTGATGTCGACGTTGGTGGTGGTGGTCCACGACGTGCCGATCTGGCCCAGGGTCGGCGCACGGAAGGAATTGTTCACCGTGGCGCGCAAGCCCACCTGCGGCGTGAAGTCATAGCGCGCCGACAGCTTGCCGGTGGTGGCCGATCCAAAGTCCGAATAGTGCTCGGTACGCCCGGCCAGGCCGACCTGGAATTTGTCAGTGAGCTGGTGCTCAAGACCGACGTAAACGCCACCGACATCACGCTTGTAGGTGCCGGCGTCGTCTGGCGTGAGACCGGAGGCTTGCACCGCGCCGACCTGTACACCATTGATGCCACCAAAGGAGTAGGACTCGTAGTCGCCCTCCTCCAGCCGATACTGCTCATGCCGGTAGGCAATGCCCGCCGAGACGGTCAGCGGATGGCTTGACCAGTTGACGTCCAAATCCTTGGCGTAATCCAGGCCGATGTTGGTCTGGTCGTTGATCAGGGTGGCCACGTCGAATTTGGTCGGGCTGTTCAGGCCGTAGCTCGGGTTGACCGTGTTGAAGGCCAGCTCATCGTGCTTGTCGCGACCGTAGGTGGCACTGAGGTCGAAGCGCCCGAGGGTGTCGTCTTCATAGCGGGTGCCGACGGTGAGCGCGCCATCCTCATAGCGGTAGCGATATTTGGGAATGGTGCCGTTGGGGTAGATGCCCTGCACGTTGTTCGGGTTATTCGCCAACAGCGGTGGCGTGTTGTTCACCGACTTGTCCTGGCCGAAGGTGGCGAAACTGTAGAGGCGCCACTGGTCGCTCAGGCCGATTTCGGCGTTGGCCGCCAGGTTGAATTTATCGCGCCCTGCACCGCCCCAACGTGGGTCTTGCAACTGGCCGTCGGCGATGTATTTATCGCCAATGTCGGTGGGTTTGTTGTTGAGGGTGTTGAAGCTCAGGGTGAGAAAGCCATCCCCCGGCAAACCCAGGCCGTACCAGCCGTCGGTGGTTTTGCTGAAGCCATCGCCCTGGGCATATTTGCCCAGTTGAGTGTTGACCTGGCCGCCGCTGTCACGCTCCTTGAGCACGATGTTGACCACGCCCGCCACCGCATCCGAGCCGTATTGCGCCGAGGCTCCGTCGCGCAGCACTTCGACGTGGTCGATGCTGCTGATGGGGATCATGTCCAGGTCCACCGGCTGCGCGCCAATGAACGGCACGCCACCGGAGATGTTCACCACCGCCGAGGCATGGCGGCGCTTGCCGTTGATCAGCACCAACGTCTGGTCCGGCGCCAGGCCACGCAGGGACGCGCCCTTGGGGTTCTGGCCACGGGTGGCGCTCTGGTTCTGCGGAAAGTTGAACGACGGCAGCAGTTGGAACAGCGCCTGGTTGAGGCTGGTGGCGCCGGTTTGCTTGAGTTCTTCAGCGTTGATGACGTCTACCGGGGCCGCACTGGTCAGGGCCGTGGCGTCACTGCGCCGGGTGCCGATGGCGACCACGCGGTCCAGGGTCGGCGCTTGCGCTGCGCTGGTTTGTGCCTTGACATTGCTGGTCGCGTTTTTGCTCGCGCCTTCCTTGATGATGAACGCACCGTCCGGACTGACCTGGACCTGCAGGCCGGTGCCCTTGAGCGCGGCGTCCACTGCCTGTTGCGCCGACAGCGAACCGTCCACGCTGGCCGAGGAATAGTTACCCAGTTGCGGGGTGAACGAGATCACCTGGCCACTTTGCCGACTGATGTTGAGCAGCACTTCATCCAGCGGCCCAGGGGCGATGTGATAGACCTGGCGTGCTTCTTCGGCACCGGCGGCAAACGAGAAAAACAGACTGGCCAACGGCACCAGGGCAAAGGTTCGAAGCGGCACACGGTTGAACTGATTCACTTTGGCTCCCCCCAAGGAAACACGAGAACGCTGCTCCCCGCAGCGCTTACGGGAGTGATGTGGGCCAGCGGGGGGAAAACTTGCAGATCGTTTGGTTATGTCCTTAGAACCCACATAGGCATAGCCTCCTCGCTTTATGTGGGAGCTGGCTTGCCTGCGATGACGTCGGCTCGGTTGGACTGACAGACCGAGCCGCCCGCATCGCAGGCAAGCCAGCTCCCACAGGGACCGAGTGAATCGGCTATGCCGCACTGACAGTCACCCACAAACCGGTGCGACGGGTGATGTGGATCGGCAAGGTGCGCGCCAGGGTGTCGAGGATTTGCCGGGGGTTGTCCAGGCGGTAGAGGCCGGTGACGCGCAGGCCGGCCACGGACGGGTCCAGGCGCAGCACGCCGTTGTGGTAGGGCCGCAGCGCGTCGATGACTTCAGCCAGCGGCCGGTCGCGCACTTGCAGGAAGCCATCGACCCAGGCCGTGGCACCGGAGGCACTGGCCTGTACCGGGCCGAACCCGGCACGGTCGTAATGCACCTCATGGCCGGCGGCGAGTTGCAGGCGCTCGCCGTTCTGGCCATCGATGTCCACCGCGCCGTTGAGGGCGACGACCTGGCCCTGCCCTTCCCGCTCGCGCACCAGGAAACGGTTGCCGTAGGCGCGCAGGCGGGCCTGCTCGGTCTGGATCAGGAATGGCCGGATGCGGTCGCTGGCGACCTTGGCCAGTAACTCGCCTTCGCGCAGGCGCACCAGGCGCCGTTGCGGGTCGAACTGAATATCGGCCGCGCTTTGCGCGTTGAGCAACAACTCGCTGCCATCGTCCAGCGTCACCGTGCGGCGCTCCCCGGTGCCAGTGCGGATATCTGCCGTGAGTTCCGTCAATGGCAAGCCCAGCGGTTTGGCCAGCAAGGCTGCGCCGACGGCCACACCGGCACCGGCCAACGCGACCTGCAACACCTGGCGTCGACTGGACGGCGCCTCCAGCGCCTGCTGCAACACCTGGCCACTCACGCCTTGCGCCTGGGGTACCTGGAACACACCCAGGCGGGTTTCCAACTGTCGGCACAGGGCGTCATGCCGTGGGTCGGCGGCGCGCCACTGTTCATACTGCTGCCAGTCGCCCGCCGTGGCCTGGCCGGAACGCAACAGCACGTACCAGCGCGTGGCGCTGTCGATCAGTTCGTCGTTCATTCCAGGCACAGCCGCAGGCAACGGTTGAAGGCGCGGGTCATGTAGTCGCTGACCGAACGCTGGGAAATCCCCAGCTCGGCAGCGATTTGCGGGTAGGTCAGGCCATTGAGCTGGGACAGCAAAAAGGTCGCCTTGACCTTGGCTGGCAAACCGTCGAGCAGCTGGTCGATGGCTTGCAGCGCCTCCAGCATTTGCGCCAGTTCTTCCGGCGACGGTGCGCTGCTGGTCTCGTCGTTGTCGAGCGCATCAAGGTAGGCGCGCTCCAGATCACGGCGGCGCCACAGTTGATACATCAGGCGCTGGGCAATCGTGGTGAGCAGCGCCCGGGGCTGGCGGATGGGCACGACACCCGGCGCACTCAGGAGCTGGACAAAGGTATCGGCAGCGATGTCTTCGGCGTGCGCGCGGGAATCGAGATGGCGGTGTAAACGGCTGCACAGCCAGTCGTAATGACTGCGGAACAATCCGCCCACGTAATCGCTGTGAGAAGTGTCGGCGCCGGACATAGTGGCTCCATCTGAGTAGGTTGCGCGTTATGTCCGGTGTTCCGGTGGAGCGATCCTAGCAAGGCTGCTTATTCTTTAATAATATTTAAAAGGTATTTTTATATAACCTTATTGAAGTATCGGGAAGCCGGCGTTGATGGCCTGTCGTTGGTAGTCCAGGAGCACTTCGTAGTCGTCTTCGCTGGCGGGTAGCACGGCCTGCAGGCCCAGCGTCTCGGCGACTTGCGGCAAGTCCTGCAACGCCTGATTCATGGCTTGGCGGAGTTGAATGACCTGTTCATCGCTCAAGCCCAATGGGCCGATATAGGGCAAGGTCGGGCTCGGTGCGCTAAGGCTGACGATGCGCAGCCCCGCCACTTCCTGCGGCGCGAAACGGGCCAGGTAGGCGTAGGTGACGCTGTCGATGGCGGCAAGGTCGGCGCGATTTTCGCGCAGCCAGCGCAGGCTCTCGCGGTGGGCGCCGCTGATGCCGACGCTGGCGAAGAAACGCCCGTCGCGCTGCAAAGGGGCCAGGCGCTCGCGCAGCAGGTTCATGCCGCTGTTGGAGTCGTGGCCGTTGATCACCCCTCGGCTGTTGTAGAAGTCCGCCAGGGTTTGATGCGGGTTGTTGTCGCGGGTCAGCAGCACGCTGCAATGTTCTCCATCGCTGCTGTGGGGCAGCTCATAGCGCGGGCGACCGATCACGCGGACCTGGCCGCGCAATTGGGTTATCAGCGGATAGCCGCAAGTTTGAGTCAGCAGTAACTCAGGTGCGCGCCACAGGGCGTGCAGGTCGAGGTGATCGGCGTTGAGGCGGCGCAGCCCAAGGTGTTCGAGGATGCGCGTCAGCCATTGCTGGTTGGCCTGCTGGATCGGCTCGGGCGCGACATACATCAGCAGCTCGGCGTAGTGGTCACTCATGGTCATCTCTCACGCAAAAGGGTGCCGGGGGCTGTCGATGGCCTTGAGGCCGTGGCGGCTGATCAACTGGCCGTAGCCTTGCACCAGGAAGCCACCGCTGCGCGCCACCCATTGCTCACGTCGAGCGCGGTAGACCGTCGGCAGCAAGTACCAGGGCAGTTTCGGCAAGTCGTGGTGCACCAGGTGCAGGTTGTTGTTGAGGAACAGCCAGGTCCACGGCCAGGACGCTTCGTTGAGCACGGTGCGTTGCTCCGGCTGCGGGTGCGGGCGGTGTTCATAGTAGGAACGGATCGAGGCCAGGGACAAGGCCGGCACGCTGACCAGCAGCAGGTAATGCCACACCGACAGCGCACTGTAGTGGGCGATGAAACCCAGCATCAGCACAGTGACGGCGCCGTGGACCAGCCACATCGGCCACACCTGGGGCAGGCGTTGCAACTCATGGCGGGCCAAACGGCCAATGGCCAAGGGCGCCGCCAGCAGGAAGCGGCCGAGCACGGTCTTGGTCAGCCAATGCACGCCACGCTCGAACAGCGAGCTGGTGTCCCATTGCTGCTGGTTGAGGTAGCGGCTTTCCGGGTCGATGCCCGGCAGGGTCAAGTCTTCGTCGTTGTGGTGCAGCAGGTGGCTGTCGCGGTACAGCGTGTAGGGGTACCACACGGCGAAGGGGGCGTAGCCGAGGATTTTATTCAGCAGCGGCGAACGGGTGGGATGGCCATGCAGCAGCTCATGTTGCACCGACAGCCACAGCGTCACGAGCGGGATCAGCAACAGGCTGCTCAACCACGAGCCCAGCCAGTGGCTGGCGAGGATCACGGCGAACCAGCCGGTGTACACGCCGATCAACAACAGCCAGGTCGGCCATTCGGTTCTGGCGGTGAAGGTGGTGGCCAGGGCTTCGATTTCCCGGCGTTGGGTCGGATCAAGGTAGTTGGCCATCGGCAGCTCAGAGCAGGTGTTTCCTGCTCTGTGCAATGAGGCGCGAAAATCTTGCAGATCGTTTGGTTCTAAGCTTGTAACTCAGTGACCGAACAGGCCTGTCTCGGTTTTCTTGGCTTTCTTGTCGGCGCGTTTTTCATCCGCGGTCTTTGCCGGTTTTTTCTTCGCGGCTTTCTTTGAATCCATACCTTTGGCCATGATGCATGCTCCACTTACAGGGGATGTAGCACTGGGTATACCACCTATTGCCCGGCAGAAGGCGCTTATAATGCCCGGCCCTTGATAACGCTTGCCTGAACACCATGCCCGAATTGCACATCGAACCCTTGGCAGAGCCGCTGTGGCCGCTGCTGAACAAGTTTTACCGCAGCCACAATTCCCCGATGAAGGCGCTCAAGGGCGGGCGTTTGTGGGTGGCGCGCGACGCTGAGATTGTCGCCGGGTTGTGCCTCACGCCGGTGGTTGGCGGGCAGTTCCTGACCGGGGTGTTCGTTGACCCCGCCTATCGCGGCCACGGGTTGGCGGCGCGGTTGATCGAGGCGGCGGTTGCCGATGTCGACGGCACCCTGTGGTTGTTGTGTCACCCGGACCTGGAAGGGTTGTATCAACGCATGGGCTTCACTCAGGACACCGTGCTGCCGCAATCCCTCAGCGAACGCTTGGTACGCTACAAGCGCAACAAACCCATGATCGCGATGGGCTTAGATCGTTTGGTGAGGTCGACCGCAGATAATGTGTGATCAGCGCCTGCAGGGCCCATGCTAGCCTCAGCGGCACAGTGGCCCTTTACAGGATGATCATGAAAACGACGCTTGCAGCTCTCTCCCTCACCGCCCTGCTCGTCCCGGTCTTGAGCCAGGCAGCCGACGCAGCCATCACCGCCGAGCAGTACCAGAGCGTACTCGCCGGTAGTTGGCGCGACCCTGCCAACAGCGCCCGCGACGGTTATCGCCATCCGCAACAGACGCTGGAATTCTTTGGCCTGGGCGCCAAGCAGACGGTGATCGAGATCACCCCCGGTGGCGGCTGGTATAGCGAAGTGCTGGCGCCTCTGCTCAAGGATCATGGGCACTACATCGCCGCGGTGCAGGCGGCGAGCAGCAGCGCCTATGCGCGCACGTCCGAAGAGAACCTGAAAAAGAAATTCGTGGCTGATCCGGCTCGGTACGGTAAGGCTGAAGTCATCGAGTTCGACCCCAAAGCCCCGGTGTTCGGCAAACCCGCGTCGGCGGATGCAGTGCTGACGTTCCGCAATGTGCATAACTGGGTCGAGGCAGGTACTGCGCCGGCCACGTTCAGCGCGTTCTACAAAGTACTGAAACCGGGCGGCGTGCTGGGCGTGGAAGATCACCGGGCCAAGGATGGGGCGGATCTGCAGGCGATCAAGAACAGCGGTTACCTGACCACCGCGCAGGTGGTGAAGCTGGCGTCCGATGCCGGGTTCAAGCTGGCGGGACAGAGCGAGGTGAATGCCAACCCGAAGGACACCAAGAACTACCCGGCTGGCGTGTGGACGTTGCCGCCGACGCTGAGATTGGGCGAGCAGGATAAGGCGAAGTATGTGGCGATTGGCGAGTCGGACCGGATGACGTTGCGGTTCATTAAACCGACCCGATAACAATTATTGAAGTATC carries:
- a CDS encoding TonB-dependent receptor, yielding MNQFNRVPLRTFALVPLASLFFSFAAGAEEARQVYHIAPGPLDEVLLNISRQSGQVISFTPQLGNYSSASVDGSLSAQQAVDAALKGTGLQVQVSPDGAFIIKEGASKNATSNVKAQTSAAQAPTLDRVVAIGTRRSDATALTSAAPVDVINAEELKQTGATSLNQALFQLLPSFNFPQNQSATRGQNPKGASLRGLAPDQTLVLINGKRRHASAVVNISGGVPFIGAQPVDLDMIPISSIDHVEVLRDGASAQYGSDAVAGVVNIVLKERDSGGQVNTQLGKYAQGDGFSKTTDGWYGLGLPGDGFLTLSFNTLNNKPTDIGDKYIADGQLQDPRWGGAGRDKFNLAANAEIGLSDQWRLYSFATFGQDKSVNNTPPLLANNPNNVQGIYPNGTIPKYRYRYEDGALTVGTRYEDDTLGRFDLSATYGRDKHDELAFNTVNPSYGLNSPTKFDVATLINDQTNIGLDYAKDLDVNWSSHPLTVSAGIAYRHEQYRLEEGDYESYSFGGINGVQVGAVQASGLTPDDAGTYKRDVGGVYVGLEHQLTDKFQVGLAGRTEHYSDFGSATTGKLSARYDFTPQVGLRATVNNSFRAPTLGQIGTSWTTTTNVDINGNPVLTRMLPADNPAARALGAEPLKPEKSTNYSLGLVLRPIENASLTIDAYQISIRDRLLYSGGISGPRAEQILQQAGFGQYTWAQFMTNAANTRTRGVDIVGKYNLDLAQYGALSLSAGYTKARTTIEKVHENPNGFDILTREARGFLEHGYPEDKLVLGATHRIGAWTIALSETRYGEYRKYAASEANAQYDQTFAAQWNTDLDVNYAFTKQLRLSVGANNLFDSKPDDFNTRLRQTPGQQYSYLSPSAPEGAFYYTRLSYDF
- a CDS encoding GNAT family N-acetyltransferase; this translates as MPELHIEPLAEPLWPLLNKFYRSHNSPMKALKGGRLWVARDAEIVAGLCLTPVVGGQFLTGVFVDPAYRGHGLAARLIEAAVADVDGTLWLLCHPDLEGLYQRMGFTQDTVLPQSLSERLVRYKRNKPMIAMGLDRLVRSTADNV
- a CDS encoding FecR domain-containing protein — its product is MNDELIDSATRWYVLLRSGQATAGDWQQYEQWRAADPRHDALCRQLETRLGVFQVPQAQGVSGQVLQQALEAPSSRRQVLQVALAGAGVAVGAALLAKPLGLPLTELTADIRTGTGERRTVTLDDGSELLLNAQSAADIQFDPQRRLVRLREGELLAKVASDRIRPFLIQTEQARLRAYGNRFLVREREGQGQVVALNGAVDIDGQNGERLQLAAGHEVHYDRAGFGPVQASASGATAWVDGFLQVRDRPLAEVIDALRPYHNGVLRLDPSVAGLRVTGLYRLDNPRQILDTLARTLPIHITRRTGLWVTVSAA
- a CDS encoding ABC transporter substrate-binding protein, with translation MKRLKTLLGGSLLVLAVLAQPTTAAETVKPIHFGDITWESGSLITEVLRVIVEKGYGLPTDTLPGSTVSLEAALAKDDIQVIGEEWAGRSPAWVKAENEGKVFGLGDTVKGATEGWWVPEFVIKGDAARGIKPLAPDLKSVADLPRYKDVFRDPEDPSRGRFLNSPTGWTSEIVNSQKLKAYKLTDSFVNFRTGSGAALDAEVASSIRRGKPVLFYYWSPTPLLGRFKLVKLEEPPFNAEAWKTLSDAKNPNPIGTRSMPARLAIGVSAPFKAQYPQLVSVFEKVDLPIDLLNGILGEMSEKRTPPRQVAEAFLKDHPDVWEQWVPVDVAAKLKGAL
- a CDS encoding phosphate/phosphite/phosphonate ABC transporter substrate-binding protein is translated as MSDHYAELLMYVAPEPIQQANQQWLTRILEHLGLRRLNADHLDLHALWRAPELLLTQTCGYPLITQLRGQVRVIGRPRYELPHSSDGEHCSVLLTRDNNPHQTLADFYNSRGVINGHDSNSGMNLLRERLAPLQRDGRFFASVGISGAHRESLRWLRENRADLAAIDSVTYAYLARFAPQEVAGLRIVSLSAPSPTLPYIGPLGLSDEQVIQLRQAMNQALQDLPQVAETLGLQAVLPASEDDYEVLLDYQRQAINAGFPILQ
- a CDS encoding class I SAM-dependent methyltransferase, with the translated sequence MKTTLAALSLTALLVPVLSQAADAAITAEQYQSVLAGSWRDPANSARDGYRHPQQTLEFFGLGAKQTVIEITPGGGWYSEVLAPLLKDHGHYIAAVQAASSSAYARTSEENLKKKFVADPARYGKAEVIEFDPKAPVFGKPASADAVLTFRNVHNWVEAGTAPATFSAFYKVLKPGGVLGVEDHRAKDGADLQAIKNSGYLTTAQVVKLASDAGFKLAGQSEVNANPKDTKNYPAGVWTLPPTLRLGEQDKAKYVAIGESDRMTLRFIKPTR
- a CDS encoding fatty acid desaturase — translated: MANYLDPTQRREIEALATTFTARTEWPTWLLLIGVYTGWFAVILASHWLGSWLSSLLLIPLVTLWLSVQHELLHGHPTRSPLLNKILGYAPFAVWYPYTLYRDSHLLHHNDEDLTLPGIDPESRYLNQQQWDTSSLFERGVHWLTKTVLGRFLLAAPLAIGRLARHELQRLPQVWPMWLVHGAVTVLMLGFIAHYSALSVWHYLLLVSVPALSLASIRSYYEHRPHPQPEQRTVLNEASWPWTWLFLNNNLHLVHHDLPKLPWYLLPTVYRARREQWVARSGGFLVQGYGQLISRHGLKAIDSPRHPFA
- a CDS encoding aliphatic sulfonate ABC transporter substrate-binding protein; amino-acid sequence: MLKIFAAAVLSLVAGQVLAAEPATLRIGYQKSSVSMVLAREHKLFEEALPGTQVQWIEFLGGPPLIEALNGGSLDIGNIGDIPPIFAQAAGIDLQYFAVEPNEGKTEAVLVPKASRVQSVAELKGKRVALLKGSSAHNLFLKSLLRAGLQWKDVNVVYLSPSDGRAAFEQGKVDAWVVWDPYYSAAVVDGSARVLGDGQGLNPAGSFFVVSSPFAKQYPQSIGAIIQTLAKAQRLSLDQPDESIALMAKTLGLPPVVVKSYFEHRSSTPIRPLQAADIATQQHTADLFFANGLIPKKVDVQQAVFKAP
- a CDS encoding sigma-70 family RNA polymerase sigma factor, whose amino-acid sequence is MSGADTSHSDYVGGLFRSHYDWLCSRLHRHLDSRAHAEDIAADTFVQLLSAPGVVPIRQPRALLTTIAQRLMYQLWRRRDLERAYLDALDNDETSSAPSPEELAQMLEALQAIDQLLDGLPAKVKATFLLSQLNGLTYPQIAAELGISQRSVSDYMTRAFNRCLRLCLE